The following nucleotide sequence is from Populus trichocarpa isolate Nisqually-1 chromosome 11, P.trichocarpa_v4.1, whole genome shotgun sequence.
tcctttaatttcactattacttcaaattaatctactaaaaacatgtaaaatcacTTGTAATGAGTTCCTATCAATCTATGACACCATTAGTATTATATCCTGTccttaaaagtaattaaaaaccaaatatacATAATTCCAAAACCTTTCTAAATAACcctaaaatgcataaaaaaaattatttaaaatataaggatAGAAAAAACATACCtcaaattggtaaaaaaaaataaagattttgacCATAAATCAAATCTCCTCCTTGAGCTTCCTATCCTTCTCTCTATTGATATGGGTTTTAATCGTATGACAAGATAGAGTGTAAGTTACTATagagtattattttatttttatcctttaaattaatatgtaattactaatatatttattgttacTATAATacccttaattaataaaaaatagaaaatccaatttattattttattttatttattattactattttttttctttcacacttaaaatgaagaaaattgagCCAAGGTCAACTTGGAAATGACAATGAATTTCATTTATACATATCACATgacaaaattgacaaaaacaaattctttatATAAACTTAGCTTGCTTTGAGAGTACTTTGACACTTGCATTGGGATCAATATTCTTATAAATtcctataaattatatttatttatataattatttatttatcaatataatttatttattttttaaaagtctagtttccaattattttttactttcaaaacacaatttattgaatcaaaatatttacTTATTTCCCACAATTCTCTCTCTCCAAGGGTACAGGACATTATTGGCGAACTGTCTCATAGCCATGGAGAGGCCAGATGCAATTATACAAGGAAAGCTTTGTAAGCATTCAAGATGAAATATGCTCTgtctatatatacacacacctgTTGATGTACATTTCAACCTGCTGACATTAACAGATTAAATGTAGAAAAAGTACCACTTCCTGATTCTTCAGTTGCAGTTTGGGTGAACACAAGTTTGAGTCGTTCATGCGCTGCATATGCAATTGTAGATACTCCAGGAAGAGAAAAGGATGCGTTAGATATGATCTGTATATTCGAGTCGATGCACTTAAATTTGTACTTGTTTTGCGCTGAATTTCCCAATAAAAACTACTATTTTCAGAAAcatttttcataaacaaaaatattagtgAGAAAAGGCGTCTGATCCTCAAAGTTATTGTCTTTGTTCCGTTTCAATCACAATTGAGTTCTCTGTACTCTTCTCATTCTCATGCAGAATGCAAGGGCATCAAATGGTTCTCTTGAAAAGGAATTGCTGACCGTTCTTGTTCCAACTGTGGGTTCCACATGGCTGATCATTAGCATATTTGGTTATTTGTGGCTCAGGAACAGAGGAGAAAAAGGTAAAGACAAAGCAAGCATCAAAACAGAAGGTAGATAGAGTAACTGTCCATAAAAGAATAGTTGACGAACACCACACCTATAGCATTCCATATGATGATGCTGTTAGGTTTCTTCCTCGACACTAGGCAGAATGGATCAGTTGTTTAGAATCAGGATAGGAGTTTTAGCAGTGGGTACGTCTAGTGCTGAAGAGCTATCTGTTGTGATGTAtaacatatttgttttcattacaAATCTAATGGAACTTCATATCAGCAATTATTCAGACAGTACAGCTTCAGCGACTAGCAATTTCAGAAATTGTCACCTCATTTACAGAACACTGTCCATCTTCTACGTCTAATGCTATATCAGGATTATTGTCAGATTTTCTAAAGAGGAATGCAGGTTGTTTTGGAGAAGGAATCTCTGTTTCGCTACTCAACATAAAAACAACCGCCAACATAGATGGTCTGTCCGTGGCATCTTCTTGCACGCACAGCAGACCAATTTGTATGCATTTCAAGGCTTCACGCGGATCATACAACTCCGTCAGTGATGGATCAACTATCTCCAATGCTTTGTCTTCTCTCCACAATTCCCACACCTGTGTTGTTCATATAAATCATTAGCATACAAGAAATAAGAGCAGACAACATCTAAAATTGTGAACAATGAAATTCAGCCAAGAGCACACATGGCTCTCTTATAACTCACATATCCAATCAAGGTCAAAGGAGGATTCTGTTGATAAAATCTGTTGTTCTTCTTGCCACTCACAATCTCTAGCAACACGACCCCAAAACTGAAAACATCTGATTTTACAGAAAAGTTTCCAAGCACAGCATATTCTGGTGACATATAGCCACTGCATCAGAAAAACAAGAATCTGAAGTTTTAGTATTTCTGGTAATCAATGATAGTACTTTGTCACTCGGTCTTTGTTTTAGGCAAATGTACTTACAATGTTCCTACAACTCTCCTGGTCCTATCTTCAGTTTGGTTGCCTTCAAATATTTTTGCCATTCCAAAATCTGATATTTTTGGGTTCATCTCTGCATCCAGTAGAATGTTGCTACATTTTAAATCCCTGTGAATGATTCTCAACCTGGAATCTTGGTGAAGATATAAAATCCCACGAGCTATTCCAACAATAATATCGAAGCGTTTTCGCCAATCCAATAACAATCTTCTGCTTTCATCTgttgaaacaattatttttcaaacaggTAAAATTTGACAACTAGAGTAAATCAGGGCAATAAATACTTGAAGAGACTTACGGAAAAGAAACGAGTCCAAGCTTTTGTTTGGCAAGTATTCATAGATTAACATTTGTTCTCCATCCTGATTGCAGTAACCTAGAAGTTTCACAAGATTCCTGTGTTGAAGCTTTGCAATTACCATAACTTCATTTTTAAACTCTTCTATTCCTTGTCTTGAACTTCTAGATAACCTTTTTATTGCAACCTCCAGTCCATTAGCTAGCAGACCCTAAAATCATGTTACAAgaatatggtaaaaaaatacctttaagGTGACTCATATGTCAATAACAATTAAGGTTGAAAGTCCATTGGACGGCCAATTACATCCATGATAAATGGAGATgcaaaaattaagttatatataaaGGGTTcttaatctattaaaaaaaatagttatgaaAAGTTTTGTATTTTCCATCCGCGTAGTAAACCTAAAGTTTCACATGGATTAGGGTCTGTTTGTTTACGCGGTTGCGGCTGCGTTTTAAATAAACCGTAGATTTAAGCTGTTtggtaaagataaaaatgagaTTTATTGTTCATGGGCCCCATTGTTTTCTGCGTTGCAAACGCAAGGGGAGAAGAAGCAGCTTGGAGCTGCTTTTTTTGCAAACTGTGTTACAGCACAGTAACCAGAGGCGCGCAACTTTTTCTTCTGCTTCCAGTAACTAGAGGCGCGCAACTTTTTCTTCTACTTCCAGTAACCAAAGGCGcacaacttcttcttcttctgcacttccatgtctccactgttcacgtgaacagtggagacatggaagtgcagaagaagaagaagaagaaggagaatgaGGGGCTGGGGAAAACAGGGAAAGAGTCCAACTCCTGCACCAAGCAAACAATGAAAAGAGAAGGAGCAGAACAGAGGAATAGAAAAGTGCTCCACTTTCATCTTCCTCCCGCTTTGCTTTTATCAATATTACACTattcaagtgaattttaattcacttgaacagtgtagCAACACACGTGAATTTAGTACACGAGTGTTgctttgcccagccgggtcactggcttgggccagtgatcgggccgggctggctgggtttAGCCCAGCCTATATGGGTTGGACCAGGTCCAATCCAAACCTAAAAGCATTGACCCAGGTCTGTTccaaacctaaatgcattgaactgGGTatgacccagtaaaataaaaaaatccaaaaaaatttcacagatattgtgttttatttgaaaaactaatgtTTAACATAATTCAATGGCACTATATAATTACATTTGAAGGAGATTgtatgatgacgtagcatttgtagaatttgatcgcaattccaattttgttcttgatgatattttacctgatgttattGCACGCTCAGGAAACCATGGAAACTGTAAtccttgttggatagatttcatACGTGATAAAATTACATATAATTTTatgcaacaataaaatataatttatataaagtattgtttattttatgatgtaatatcAGTACTTAAATCGataatatttcaatgaaaaaccaccaatattaatatatgtcttttttaattattttataaccttagtTTAAAAgatattctttaattaaatacattaaattactttttgttgaacctcaatttcaaccacagttttaaccaaacatatatttttccaaaccaacctcaactaaaagtactttttataaaacaacttttttcaaaccacaaccacaacagctaccgcaataccaaacacagaCTCTTTATTCTTAATACCACAAAGATTTTTGAACAATTATTTCAACACATAATGAATCATTATAGGAGGCATGTATcctattaattttctattatgTACATGCATATATGCATGCCATATTGATGTTATCCTAGATGTTGTATTAGAGTAGAGTCTTCTCCATTCATGGCTtgtaaaaatgagtttttggagTATCTTTTAGTCCAACATCAAAGTCAAACTCTTGAAAATATTCAACATAATCATTAGAAATTATTGGTCTCCTTGTTTGAACTAAGTGCCCTTGAATTGATTAgtgtttaaaattatctaaataatttttttgaacaataactaattttttttttatctttatgcaacccatttaaatattatgtttcctcaaattttatccttttagcaAAATCACTCCTATTGAAATTGAGATCCTTGATAAATTTAGCATTTCTTGCCTTAACTATTCATGCAttatgagaagaaaaataaaacatatatccTTCAGAGTTCACTATATAACCAATGAAATATCTACTAATTATTCTTGGGTCTAATTTCTATAGTTGAGGATTATTAATCCTTACCTCAAAAAATTGGACTTCTATCTATTTCATAATTCAAAAGGTATCTTAACACATTTTTAGGATGAAAccctattttaaaatatatacaacAATCTTTAATTCTAACTCTATAAAGACATTGGTAAATTAAAAGTACCAATTATGTTCCTTACCATGTCTATAAGTGTACGATTCCTTCTTTTAGCTACATTATCTTATTGTGGTGTGTTAGACATTGTATATTGTACAATAATGCCCTCTCCTTTAAGGCAATGAACCAGACATTTATCAATTTTCGTGTATCTACCATAATACTCTCCATCTCTATCTGACCTTACAaacattatgatatatttttttctccaccTTAACCTTATAGGTCTTAAAAGCATCTAATGCTTCAGCTTTATCAAATAAAAGACATAGATACATAAATCTACTAGAATGATCATCAATGAATAAGgtgaaatatatttgattatttaagcATAGAGTAATAAATAGTCCACAAATGTCAGTACATatgatttcaaaaattttagCATAACACCTTTAATGGTATTGTTAGTTTGCTAACCCTTTATGCAATCTACACAAAtaccaaaatcaataaaattaagagtGTTTAAAACTATATCATTCactaatcttttaattatttcaatgaaGATGTGATCTAATCTTTTATACCAAAACATAAATGAATTCTCATCCATTTTgctctttttaattatagaatCAACATGCATTGATAAATAGTTGAGTTTAAAAGTAGAGTCTAgattgattttatataaatcattaattaacgTTCCACCACTAGTAGaaagtttagtttttaaaatactaaaaacattttcatcaaacaaaaatcCATAACCAACATCACAAAAtctagaaattaaaaaccaaatttttagaaaatggTGGAACATAGAAGAatttttcaaatccaaaataagtccagattttaaaattaatctagaaGTCCCCACAACTTCAACTTCAAAGCGTATCTAGTTTCTTGAATAGATgtcttcttcattttcctttagcttttttagtgtaatattttaaaagaaagaaaggttttaataaaaaaatggcaaGAATATCTTTGAATGAGTAGATATTAGATATAAATGAATGAGAGAGATTTTGATAATTGCACAAAACTTGTTAAATATAATAAGAAGagtaagacaaaaaaaagaaagagatttaaGTGTTTGACTATAATTTCTTTTAGCTAATAGTCTagacatttattattattattattattagatattaaattgatgttttgtgcagataaggtattattttctatatctattgggatatatgatttatttgttcATTAAGTGTTTATTTTAATGATGCAATAAATTGTAATACATGAAAGGAAATACTTGATTATAAAATGAAATCACTATGATTtatatgttgtattttttatttaagtactATATATTTTGAACTCTAGAAAAATATCGTTACTTCTCTGTTCATGTCATGTGGGCTaagtggaaaaataataataaaaatattcttaaatttacCAATATATACCatgtagattttaaattaactgACAATTAAAGCTTAGAACTCATTGAACTAACTCTAGTAGAAGGCCAAGTACATCCATGATTGATAAATGGAGGGGTAAAAATTTAGGTTATCTGTAAAGGGTCCATattctagcaaaaaaaaaaaaaaaagttatgaaaagCCATGTGTCTTCCATCCAATTAGTAACTCTAAAACTTTACAtgaattaaaagattttattattattgaaaccacaaaaatagatttctgtacaattatctcaatatttaatCAATCATTACACCAAGAGGAATGTATCCTATTAATTTTGTACCGTGTTTATATGCCTGGCGTATTAAAGTTTTCTTACATATTAAGCATCTAAACTACCAATAagctagaaaaaacaaatctgtaTTATTGAGAACACATTTAATTTTCAGCTAGAAAATGAATTGAGAAACTCTACCTTataaaccgagccaaaaccaccTTGCCCGAGTTCGTTAGCTGGAGAGAAATTGTTTGTGGCCGCCATTATGGTGCTGAGCTTGAAACATTCCGATTCAGTAGAATTGCTGTTTATCTGCAGCTCGGTACCTGGTTTTTTTGCCCATGAATCAAAAAGTGAACTTCTCCTCATAACCAGAGGAGAATAAATACATGACTAGGGAAGCAAATCCAAATAGAGATTTGAGAGTCTTGTCTTACCTTTTTTTGCCCCCTTCTTGAGCCGCAAATAAGCAGTTAGGCTAATGAGAAACAACAATAATGCAATTGATGGTGCTAAAATGGCCTGCATCGTTTTTTCCCGAGAACCATTTAGCTTCCTTGTATTACCAGCTGCATGAGAATGAAAACAATAACGATTAACTCCAGACGAAAAACCACTCCCTTCTCCTATGGAAACATGGCAAGACATATGGCAAAGGCTGTCCCCTTCGGCACCTAATAAGTATCTATATCGTTTCTTTCACGTAGTACACAGCTTATTAAGTACAGTCTAGAGCAGTGACAAGAATAGAAAAGCTCttataaatcaatatttgtAATCACAATCCTTTGAAATTGTTACGGAGAAGAAAAAGGGTACCTAATTCATATGCATCAACACGAACATACAGATCATGACTTTCAATCCTATCATATTTAATGTCTACTAATTCCTTGTGCCAATTCAAACAACCATCCCCTTTTCCGGGAATCACAATGACAGCGTAAGCAGAGCATGAACAATTCCTCTTGCATTCCAGTTCACAGTACTCTGCACGACTCTTGCTCATGTCCACCCAAGCTGCAGCTGAAGTGTCCGGAAGAATTACATTTTCCACCTTCACAAACCCTTCTCCATGATCGCACACCGAAGATGTCTGTAGCCGCTTCCTGACACAACCACCGGACCCATCTCTCAATGACCATTCCATTGGGTTCTTGGGCTCGAACCCAGGTAAACAGGCACATCCAAAAGCATTATAATTGGCAAGTTCACACGTACTATAAGCACCACAGTATCCATAATAGTCGCACTGTAACTGAGGGGACTTCCAGTATTCCTTCCACCGACCATCACTTTCTCGCCATGTTAACATCTTTAGAAGTCCTGAATGATCCACTATTAGTCTTACCAGATAATAACCATCAGGAACTGTTGATTGACAGTATATTTCGTCTGGATCATTtacaaaaacgcttttgaatgTGCCCATCTGACTTCTCCATGGCCAAGGGGGAGCTCTAGTAATTGGCTTTGTACCATTATAGAGAAAGAATTGTGGTGAACCATTTGGGTTGATCCTAATTGAAAAGTCTCCAATTCCAGGGTCATCAGCTGATCTCCATGATGTTAGGAACCGATCAGTTCCTAATTTTCGATCCAGCCCCAGTTTCATTCCAGGTAGCTGTATGTTAGTAGGATAATCGAAGCTCTGCCATACAATTTTTCTGCTTCTTTTCCTGACCAGTATCAAATTCCCAGAATCCAAGAGTTGAGCTTCACAAGTATCATTTTCTTCCACTGAAACATTGGTAGACCACACTAGAAGCTTTTGGTCATCTTTACGATAGAGAACGAGGTTACCAAATTGGTTTATGAAGAGAAAGCCAGAGGAACCAATGATTGGATCGTTCCTGTTTGCAACCCACACCACAGTTTGTTCTGGTATTTTATGGTACCAAATTCCAAGATATCTATTGGTTGAACTGCCAGGACTGAAAAATCCTAGTGCGAAAATATTTCCTTTGGAGATAAGAAGGTCACCTTCTTTAATGGTTTGGTTGGTCTTTAAGGATTCTTGGGATGTACAAGATAAGAATTGGAgcattataagagaaaaaagcaGGAATAGTTTTTCAGCTTCCATGATGAGGCAAACTGGACCTTGGCTTTTGGACATGTGAAATGTTGCTTGCAGACAAGTCTGACAAGAGAAGTTATTTTGGGATCCACCTCGCTTAACTAGGCATTTTTTTCATGGGTTTTTCTTTGCAACCTTCAAGATCTAGACCATGACTTGTCTAGTCCTTTTTATACTACACCCTCATTTGGTATTGCGtagcaaaatttatttatttttatttaaaattaatttttttcatgtttttagatgatttttttgtcaaaaatattttaaaaaaataaaaaatatatattttaatatatttttgagtaaaaaatattttaaaaaataatcgctacCATACTACTAATGTAAAACCCgagaacaaattatatataaaaaagaggatttataataatttaaattttgttataaaatagaataatgtaattacagaaaataataataatgatgataaaaatttattagttttggagaacaaaaaaaatggcttaattgataaaaaaaagagaaagataggGTCAAAATGGAATTTAGAAGAAATGGTTGGGTAATTATAATGTTATGTTTAGAATACTAAATTGTATTGtgttatttatgaaattttagtgtttggaTGGTTGTTTTAATCACTAACTTATGCATGTGATATGAGATGGAGATTGAGTATGAAGATTTGTCCTAAGTATATTCTCGAATGAATTAAATGGTTGATTTGTACCAGTTGGATGTGATTATAGGTGGGATGTGATTATAAATATATGCAGGGTAAATTATCGATAACTTGGAACCTCCCGGTATCAGAaagacttaataaaaaaataaataaataatatattccaTTTACTCCTTATGTGGAAGTTAAACGGATAATTTAACTTATAAGGCTGTTACAACTAGACGCTCCTGCATGTACTCCACATAAGACACAATAATTGTctttagtgataaaaaaaattttctttcctaattttgagttttattttaaaaaataataattgaaaaacatgtttatttgttgaaaataaaaacaatttgtttccACTCAAAAAGAACCTTAAAACTATAATTGCTTTTCCTACAAAATCAAtaccataatttataattattatttttatatttgtgataattaaatcataaatatttattttattttttaaaattaaaaattatcatgaaaaaattatattattaactaaaaaaactctataaattaaCATATGTTCTCCACCCTAAATGCAACAGCCTAGAAGCTTCACAAGTTCATGCGGTGAAACTTTGCAATTACTGTGACTTTAGTTTTAAATTCTTCTCCTGAATTTCTAGACaaccttttaagttttaacgGTAGAGAATGGTGGAGACAAAGTCCCACCATTCTAGTACAGGACCGCTCCCTTTCGGTGGGTTGTTGGCAGTCATGTTCAACAGTAAAAATGGTTGGAGAGGTTGTAAATTGGCAGGATTAATCTTTGTCCCCATACGAATCTAAGTTCATAACCGGCGATACAAGAGTTGTGTGGAAATAATATCTTCCTTGTGCTAAGTCTCTTAGCGGATATATCtagttatttaaatatataaaatattttataatttttaaaagtattatattttttaaaattaataaaatcaaatgataatttaaaatttcttattagtaattaaagcaaaaacaataattcataaTACTTATTATATtgtcaaaatctaaaattaattaaaacaagttaaTAGTGGGGCATCTAAGATatcgaatcaaaactaaaaagaaagcaTCGTGAAACAAGCAATGCATACGGAtcaaaactgaagaagcaggAACACTCAACAAACTCCACCTACTaacagaaactaagaaccttaaataatattaaaaataaggggtgtgttcaaccaactcaataagaaaataatatttaatatacattttagatattaatagtcAGCAAGttgatttatcttgatatacatatacatactaagTATATAATCAGAAAGTAATGAAATACATAtcagagatcagatgacacTCAAATGTGATCACTTCGGGAGGATTAATCGTCATAGGCTgatgcctctctcaccagctaggtatacaGAATATTATGTGCATATAGTCTgttagcatggagttactgacaagtcctATATGaaggcataatagatatttgcaaaatcatcaaagaaatgtATATCATATCCaataaaatttagttaaataGAATACAAATGTAAATTCAAGAATATATgagtactaaaaaaataaagcaacatatataaatattcaagaaattaactagtcgtactcatcatataatcaatgtacatatttatttatattacatgcatattaaagattatctcaCTCACTcggaaaatatagaaataaaaggaatattAGATGAAAGACCCGAAAAAACTATTGAGGATCATTAGCAAAACCTACAATAAATATACGAAATATACTaaaaacacaacacaatttaAAGATTCCACTGTATGAAACAAAACCAGGTTTACTCTCCTAtgtttagggactaaaacaataattttccaaaacagggaccaaaacataattttaccaaaattgaaggactaaactGTAAATACATAATCATACTAAAATTTCACCTATAAACCATCCTCAGTTCTTTCCAAAacaaaccaaggaccaaactataattttttttaaatttcatggactaaaatgtaaattctcaaaattaagggatcaaactgaaaatattccaaatcaattatcagaccgagattcatcatccttaacctcataataacacttatcagaatctcaaaatacatttaagggtcaaattataattttttcaaagtttagggactaaactataatttttataaatcaatgaccaaaataaaatttcatcatcttcaacctcaatacCATTATGTCCAGATTTTCTAAAAAGGttgaaatgaatttcttaacacataaaaatcaatttaaacaaatcaactcacaaatgtttatttttaacaacacaCTCAAAATTCATCACTTGACCTTAAACCCCTAATAATCATGAATGAATCTTAAcaatataaacttcaaatccttataaaccctaatctcttctttaattcttccataaacaaatcataatcaaAAGTAATATGAGAGAGAACCACTTGCTACTTCCACCTTTATTGAACccaaaaactcaatattaaaaactgAAATACTTGGTTTGATAAGGGGAGGGTCACAACATCCATAAaaattagaagagagaaaaataattctctTACAACTTTTTCTTATATACTTAGGTTAGCTTAGGTTGGGTTTAAGCTGACTTGAGCTTGGATTTGAACCAAAAGTTGGGTTTTACAATACTTCCCCCGTTAAACAAAATTTGTCATTGAATTTAAACTTTAAGAACCGAAGTCTTACCATCAAGTTCAAACAAGTATGGATACTTGTTGAGAATTTCCTCCTTAAGCTCCCACGTCACTTCTTCACGCAGGTGTCTGCTCCACACAACCTTAACCGATACGATTTCCTTCGATCAAAGTTTTCCACCTTTTCGATCCATTATTTCCACCGATTGAACTTCGTATGATATATCTTCCCTCAACTCAACCGGTTGAACTTCCAGCACATGAAATGAATCAGACAAATGCTTCCTTAACATCAAAACATGAAACACTACATGTATAGAGGATAGATCAGGCAGCAAGGCAAGCCGATATGCCACTACCCCTACTTTTTCCAAGATCTCAAAGGGTCCTATAAACCTTGAACTCAACTAACATTTCTTCCCAAATTTGAATATTCCTTTAATTAGGGAGAGTTTTAGGAACATTTTGTCACCCATTAAAAATTCTAGATTATGCCTCCTCTTACCTGCATAATTCTTTTGCCTATTCTGAGCTGTTTAAAGCTTATCTCGGATCACCTTAATCTTATCTAAAGTAATCTGTATTAACTTGGGACCCATTAATCTTCTCTCACCAACCTTATACCAACATACAAGTGATCTACACTTCTGGCCATACAAAGTCTCATAAGGACCCATATCAATGCTCGCTTGATAACTATTGTTATATGCAAACTTCACCAAAAACAAGTACTTGCTTCATTCGACACCTAAGTCAATCACACAATCTCTTAACATATCCTCTAGAATTTGTATAGTTCTCTTAGACTATCTTTCTGTCTGAGGATGAAAAGTAATACTTAACTGAGCGTTCATCACGAAAGCTTCCTGAAACTTCACCCAAAACTGAGAAGTAAATTGTGGATCTATGTCAAACACAATTAAGATCGGCACACTGTGCAACCTTATGATCTCATTAACATAGATTTCTACCAGTTTTGCAAACCTATAAGTCACCTTTACTAACAAGAAATGAGCTAACTTGGTCAAACAATCAACTACCACCCAAATCGAATTGTAACCTTCTTGACTCCGAGGAAAACCCGACA
It contains:
- the LOC18102911 gene encoding G-type lectin S-receptor-like serine/threonine-protein kinase RKS1 isoform X11; its protein translation is MSKSQGPVCLIMEAEKLFLLFSLIMLQFLSCTSQESLKTNQTIKEGDLLISKGNIFALGFFSPGSSTNRYLGIWYHKIPEQTVVWVANRNDPIIGSSGFLFINQFGNLVLYRKDDQKLLVWSTNVSVEENDTCEAQLLDSGNLILVRKRSRKIVWQSFDYPTNIQLPGMKLGLDRKLGTDRFLTSWRSADDPGIGDFSIRINPNGSPQFFLYNGTKPITRAPPWPWRSQMGTFKSVFVNDPDEIYCQSTVPDGYYLVRLIVDHSGLLKMLTWRESDGRWKEYWKSPQLQCDYYGYCGAYSTCELANYNAFGCACLPGFEPKNPMEWSLRDGSGGCVRKRLQTSSVCDHGEGFVKVENVILPDTSAAAWVDMSKSRAEYCELECKRNCSCSAYAVIVIPGKGDGCLNWHKELVDIKYDRIESHDLYVRVDAYELGAEGDSLCHMSCHVSIGEGSGFSSGVNRYCFHSHAAGNTRKLNGSREKTMQAILAPSIALLLFLISLTAYLRLKKGAKKGTELQINSNSTESECFKLSTIMAATNNFSPANELGQGGFGSVYKGLLANGLEVAIKRLSRSSRQGIEEFKNEVMVIAKLQHRNLVKLLGYCNQDGEQMLIYEYLPNKSLDSFLFHESRRLLLDWRKRFDIIVGIARGILYLHQDSRLRIIHRDLKCSNILLDAEMNPKISDFGMAKIFEGNQTEDRTRRVVGTFGYMSPEYAVLGNFSVKSDVFSFGVVLLEIVSGKKNNRFYQQNPPLTLIGYVWELWTQDKALEIVDPSLNELYRRREAFKCIQIGLLCVQEDAADRSSMLAVVFMLSNETEIPSPKQPAFLFRKSDNNPDIALDVEDGQCSVNEVTITEIACR
- the LOC18102911 gene encoding G-type lectin S-receptor-like serine/threonine-protein kinase RKS1 isoform X6, with protein sequence MSKSQGPVCLIMEAEKLFLLFSLIMLQFLSCTSQESLKTNQTIKEGDLLISKGNIFALGFFSPGSSTNRYLGIWYHKIPEQTVVWVANRNDPIIGSSGFLFINQFGNLVLYRKDDQKLLVWSTNVSVEENDTCEAQLLDSGNLILVRKRSRKIVWQSFDYPTNIQLPGMKLGLDRKLGTDRFLTSWRSADDPGIGDFSIRINPNGSPQFFLYNGTKPITRAPPWPWRSQMGTFKSVFVNDPDEIYCQSTVPDGYYLVRLIVDHSGLLKMLTWRESDGRWKEYWKSPQLQCDYYGYCGAYSTCELANYNAFGCACLPGFEPKNPMEWSLRDGSGGCVRKRLQTSSVCDHGEGFVKVENVILPDTSAAAWVDMSKSRAEYCELECKRNCSCSAYAVIVIPGKGDGCLNWHKELVDIKYDRIESHDLYVRVDAYELGAEGDSLCHMSCHVSIGEGSGFSSGVNRYCFHSHAAGNTRKLNGSREKTMQAILAPSIALLLFLISLTAYLRLKKGAKKGTELQINSNSTESECFKLSTIMAATNNFSPANELGQGGFGSVYKGLLANGLEVAIKRLSRSSRQGIEEFKNEVMVIAKLQHRNLVKLLGYCNQDGEQMLIYEYLPNKSLDSFLFHESRRLLLDWRKRFDIIVGIARGILYLHQDSRLRIIHRDLKCSNILLDAEMNPKISDFGMAKIFEGNQTEDRTRRVVGTFGYMSPEYAVLGNFSVKSDVFSFGVVLLEIVSGKKNNRFYQQNPPLTLIGYVWELWREDKALEIVDPSLTELYDPRDALKCIQIGLLCVQEDATDRPSMLAVVFMLSNETEIPSPKQPAFLFRKSDNNPDIALDVEDGQCSLNEVTITEIACR